DNA sequence from the Lycium barbarum isolate Lr01 chromosome 5, ASM1917538v2, whole genome shotgun sequence genome:
gcttgcaatttgtggatagtcgtagaaggaaagaggggatagcataaacacccaaaaacccgaagatgagaGTAAGATGGCTTTCTTTGGTATAGCACTTGAAGAGGAGAAACATGACCCAATAATTTGCTTGGTAAAATATTGAGAAGATATGTTGCCATTTGTAAGGCGTGATGCCAAAACGAAGGGGGAAGAGAAGCATGAGCAAAGGAGAGTCTGAGTGATATTATTGATAGATcggatttttctttcggctttcccattttgtgaggacgtatgtggacaagaaagacgaaatgacatcccattaactcacaaaatttcccaaattgaccattatcatattccctcccattatcacattggacatctttaatatgacgttcaaattgggtatgaatgtgGGCTTTTAAAGCTAAGAATTTCGCATAAACATCGGATTTCTTAGCTAAAGGAAACGTCCATAAAAACTTcgaaaaatcatccaaaaaaagaacataataccgatgacccaatgaacttaacacgggagaggtccacaaatcactatgaataatatcaaatggcatcaaagtttcggaaatagaagaatcaaacggcaacttaatgtgtttaccaagaacgcaagaacgacaaatactagaatgactagatttattacattcaatgctttaaTTGAGCCTAAGACAATCCAAAATAGAATTTTCCGGAtgacccaaacgatcatgccaaaagggAGAGGACAAAGCCGCAAAGGTTGATGGAGTGGTGGTTGGATATTTGATGGTGGTGATTGGATAAAGATCTCCCCGACTATCACACCGCATTAGTGCCATCCCCGTCTGAAAAttcttcacagaaaacccatatggatcaaattcaacagtcacagaattatcagtagtaaacttccgtactgaaattaaattcttaatgagtttaggagcatgtaagacattccgtaaggataaaggggggtttgggggaggcaaactagtatgaccacaaccacgaattggaatcgaatgaccatttcccacaacaatacaattattttgattgctcaaattaaaataagatgagAGATTACCGTTcgaggatgtcatatgagaagtggccccggtatccatgtaccaatttTGATCGGGCGGGTTCAAAGTCATGGTGTGCATTGCGGACTCGATGTCGGTTGGAACATACGACCCATGAGGTACTACTGCTGCCGTGTATAACTGCTGGGCTGGAGGAGGGCCCAATATACCTTGTTGCCTTGGTGGTCCAGTTGGGGGACGAGCCCAAGAAATGGTTCGGTACGGACACGGGGGGAGGAGCAGAAACCCATCGAGTCTGCAGTACCCACTGCCAGTGACCAAGTTGTCTGGCATGCCACTGCTGCGAAGAGGAGCTCGCTGGCTGTGCACCACCACTGCTACGGCCTGAACCACCGCGTCCGCCAGAGTTGTTTTTACCGCCGCCTGAGCCATGGCCAGAACCCGCTTTACGGCCAGTCCCAGAATTGTGGCGGTGGGAATTTTTGTTTTTCACTCGGTGTGAGCTTGTGTTTTCAGATTGAAGTGCAGCGTCGTCGACCACGGCTACCATAGCCGAACCAGACCCGTGAGACACCATGGATGCAAGTTCATGTTCTTCCAAAACAAGGGAAGACCGAGCCTCTGTGAATAGGGGGAGAGGCTTAGCATGGCGAATTGGTGTCCCAACCCCTTTATACGCTTCAGTGAGACCCGAAACCAGTTGAAGGACAAGGCAGCTATTCGTCACGGGAGCCCCAACGTTCTTCATTTGATCCGCAAGGCTCTTTAGACGTTGACAATAGGAGGAGGCATTCGgaaaatcctctatacgagtcgTCGTGAATTCTTGTTCGAGAGTCACC
Encoded proteins:
- the LOC132639788 gene encoding uncharacterized protein LOC132639788, whose translation is MDAWVRLRDIFQDHQNSRAVTLEQEFTTTRIEDFPNASSYCQRLKSLADQMKNVGAPVTNSCLVLQLVSGLTEAYKGVGTPIRHAKPLPLFTEARSSLVLEEHELASMVSHGSGSAMVAVVDDAALQSENTSSHRVKNKNSHRHNSGTGRKAGSGHGSGGGKNNSGGRGGSGRSSGGAQPASSSSQQWHARQLGHWQWGSVTESEADKE